The Chloroherpetonaceae bacterium genome window below encodes:
- a CDS encoding M23 family metallopeptidase: MKKKKKPIVYSVSITPDIGGSVKTFSNITLKKFWTFTVLYTLLIILSTCLFIVYTPLRTLLPGYSFSDEKTKVIMSQQLRIDSLNRKMATIENYNQRVLSLFGTGSLGTPVQDGKPRGNNESAMNVKLTRLADIERKPIDGSSLLSIPIVRGRLSQKFSPLTSHYGIDISTSSNEPISVIADGVVLFSDWISDFGYTIIVQHDFIVSFYKHCNRILVREGEQVKKGQTIALAGNTGLESYGAHLHLEIWKDGVPQNPENYLHFER; encoded by the coding sequence ATGAAAAAAAAGAAAAAGCCAATCGTGTATTCAGTATCAATTACACCTGATATTGGTGGAAGCGTAAAGACTTTTTCAAACATTACCCTAAAGAAATTTTGGACTTTTACGGTTCTTTATACTTTACTGATCATTCTTTCGACTTGCTTGTTTATCGTCTATACCCCGCTTCGGACACTTTTGCCGGGTTACAGTTTTTCCGATGAAAAGACTAAAGTCATTATGAGTCAACAATTACGAATAGATAGTCTTAATCGTAAAATGGCCACAATTGAAAATTATAATCAACGCGTCCTTTCACTTTTTGGAACCGGTTCTTTAGGAACTCCGGTTCAGGATGGGAAGCCTCGCGGAAACAATGAATCGGCAATGAATGTTAAACTTACTCGCCTCGCCGATATTGAGCGAAAGCCGATTGATGGTTCAAGCCTTCTTTCCATTCCCATTGTTCGCGGGAGATTATCTCAGAAATTCTCTCCTTTGACAAGTCATTACGGAATTGATATTTCCACTTCCTCCAACGAGCCGATTTCTGTCATTGCAGATGGGGTAGTACTTTTTTCGGATTGGATTAGTGATTTTGGCTACACAATCATAGTCCAACACGACTTTATCGTGAGTTTCTATAAACATTGCAATAGAATTCTTGTTCGTGAAGGAGAGCAAGTAAAAAAAGGTCAAACAATTGCATTAGCAGGTAACACCGGCTTAGAAAGTTACGGGGCGCATTTGCATCTAGAAATTTGGAAAGATGGTGTTCCTCAAAACCCTGAGAACTATCTTCATTTTGAACGGTAA
- a CDS encoding Crp/Fnr family transcriptional regulator yields the protein MMDKKELIQHLSEVTIFETLSEKEIGEVIDRSQMVSFRKDEVIIFESEQGNTVYVILEGMVKISRTNEESKEVILAILTEHDFFGEMSVIDGAVRSADATALSKVSLLKISDNVFLDLLKKHPNLSLALMRELVIRLRKTDHQIKTISLADAVGKVASVIIRLANDVGRVKRGRVEIENFASQQEIANYASTSRETISRVLSMFEREGYIERDMNKIIINNFENFKQTFGIS from the coding sequence ATGATGGACAAGAAAGAGTTAATCCAACATTTAAGCGAGGTTACAATTTTTGAAACCCTTTCCGAAAAGGAAATAGGTGAAGTAATCGACCGTAGCCAAATGGTTTCTTTCAGAAAAGATGAGGTTATTATTTTTGAAAGTGAACAAGGAAATACTGTTTATGTGATTTTAGAAGGGATGGTTAAAATCTCCCGTACCAATGAAGAATCCAAAGAGGTGATTCTTGCTATTCTCACTGAACATGATTTTTTTGGCGAAATGTCTGTAATTGATGGCGCTGTTCGCTCCGCTGATGCAACAGCACTATCAAAGGTCAGTTTGTTAAAAATTTCAGATAATGTTTTTCTCGATTTGTTAAAAAAGCATCCCAATCTTTCGCTTGCTTTAATGAGGGAGTTGGTCATTCGATTAAGGAAAACCGATCATCAAATCAAAACCATCTCTCTTGCAGATGCCGTTGGGAAAGTCGCTTCTGTGATTATTCGCCTCGCCAATGATGTCGGACGGGTAAAGCGAGGAAGAGTTGAAATTGAAAATTTTGCCAGCCAGCAAGAAATTGCAAATTACGCCTCAACTTCCCGTGAAACGATTTCTAGAGTTCTCTCTATGTTTGAACGTGAAGGTTACATTGAGCGTGACATGAATAAAATTATTATCAATAATTTTGAAAACTTCAAGCAAACCTTTGGCATATCCTAA
- a CDS encoding adenosine deaminase, whose translation MKKLSDEILRLAPKVLLHEHLDGGLRPKTIIELAKDQKYTELPSSDPEALAEWFFRGASRGSLPEYLEGFAHTCALMQTPEALERVAYELLEDMKNDGVCYVEIRFAPVFHTGKGMHWEEILRSVLKGLEKGERDFGVKGRLIICAMRHLESQHSLDMAQLAVDFRDRGVIGFDLAGEEGGYPPKKHVEAFHFCQRANFSITIHAGEGFGKESIWQAIQWCGAHRIGHATRLIDDMAVLNGEVIKFGSLSQYVLDKRIPLEICLSSNIHTGAAKSFAEHPFGIFFKNKFRVTINTDNRLMSNTTLSEEYRIAHQFFGLSFEDLERLSINSMKSAFIPYSERVDMIYNVIKPGYAKLREKFAS comes from the coding sequence ATGAAAAAATTATCTGATGAAATTCTTCGGCTTGCCCCAAAGGTGTTGCTTCACGAACATCTTGATGGTGGGCTTCGTCCTAAAACAATTATTGAACTGGCAAAAGATCAAAAATATACTGAGCTGCCTTCCTCTGACCCTGAAGCACTCGCAGAATGGTTTTTTCGAGGCGCAAGCCGTGGCAGTTTACCGGAGTATTTAGAGGGTTTTGCCCATACTTGTGCATTGATGCAAACCCCGGAAGCGCTTGAACGTGTCGCCTATGAACTGCTTGAAGACATGAAAAACGATGGAGTATGTTATGTTGAGATTCGATTTGCGCCAGTTTTTCATACTGGAAAAGGAATGCATTGGGAGGAAATTCTACGTTCCGTTCTTAAAGGATTAGAAAAGGGCGAGCGAGATTTTGGTGTAAAAGGAAGACTTATCATTTGTGCAATGCGGCATTTAGAAAGCCAGCATTCCTTGGATATGGCGCAGCTTGCCGTTGATTTTCGAGACCGCGGAGTAATTGGCTTTGACTTGGCAGGCGAAGAAGGCGGATATCCCCCAAAAAAACATGTTGAAGCTTTTCATTTTTGTCAACGAGCGAACTTCAGTATTACCATTCACGCGGGTGAGGGATTTGGAAAAGAATCCATTTGGCAAGCCATCCAGTGGTGCGGTGCGCATCGAATTGGACATGCTACGCGACTGATTGACGATATGGCCGTGCTCAATGGAGAGGTGATAAAATTCGGTTCGCTTTCTCAATACGTTCTTGATAAGCGAATTCCACTTGAAATTTGCCTTTCTTCTAATATTCATACCGGAGCGGCAAAGTCATTTGCAGAGCATCCGTTTGGCATTTTTTTCAAAAATAAATTTCGTGTGACCATTAATACCGACAATCGATTAATGAGTAACACAACCCTCTCCGAAGAATACCGAATCGCTCACCAGTTTTTTGGGCTTTCATTTGAAGATTTAGAGCGACTTTCCATCAATTCAATGAAAAGTGCATTTATTCCCTATTCAGAACGAGTCGATATGATTTATAATGTTATTAAACCGGGTTATGCAAAACTACGGGAGAAATTTGCCAGTTAA
- the trpE gene encoding anthranilate synthase component I, whose amino-acid sequence MKSKDAFIFKPLIEELMADTETPVSVYLKLKSKYSCLLESVEGEERIARFSYIGINPFMKFEATISGAISVKIFDERFDKIAEEIRGIQDVREALKVALDLVRNEMQISSKMLTSGAFGFFTYDAAHLTERFKIPENPHPVELPDIALFFYDTLVVFDNVRRKLFIISNYLKGTGNDEREKRNAERKISEVKKLIYAPLSTKEIQLKSEKSELLTSNVTKKQYLDKVNIAKEYILAGDIFQVQLSQRLSRTLNARPFDVYRSLRTINPSPYLYFFEMGKVQIIGSSPELLVSVERDESGERIVQTRPIAGTRKRGKTLEEDKALAEELLHDEKELAEHLMLIDLSRNDVGKISKTGSVDTNEIMIIERYSHVMHIVSNVKGILKEELHPLDAFWSCFPAGTLTGAPKIRSMEIISELEDECRGLYGGAVGYFDFNGNLKTAIAIRTMLTKTGKIYFQAAGGIVADSVPINEFEETLSKMKAGIRSVENLIPENQKHEK is encoded by the coding sequence ATGAAATCAAAAGATGCATTTATTTTTAAGCCATTAATTGAAGAATTGATGGCAGATACAGAAACACCGGTTTCTGTTTATTTAAAGTTGAAATCTAAATATTCCTGTCTCCTTGAATCAGTTGAGGGAGAGGAGCGAATCGCACGGTTTTCATATATCGGGATCAATCCGTTTATGAAGTTTGAAGCAACGATTTCCGGTGCGATTTCTGTTAAGATTTTTGACGAACGCTTCGATAAAATTGCCGAAGAAATAAGGGGGATTCAGGACGTCCGAGAGGCCTTAAAAGTTGCCCTTGATCTTGTTCGAAACGAAATGCAAATTAGTTCGAAAATGCTAACCTCTGGAGCCTTCGGGTTTTTTACCTATGATGCAGCACATTTGACTGAGCGGTTTAAAATTCCAGAAAACCCTCATCCGGTTGAGCTTCCAGACATCGCGCTTTTTTTTTACGACACTTTAGTTGTTTTTGACAATGTCCGACGAAAGTTGTTTATCATTTCCAATTATCTCAAAGGAACAGGAAATGATGAAAGAGAAAAAAGGAATGCCGAAAGAAAAATTAGCGAGGTGAAGAAACTGATTTATGCCCCGCTTTCAACAAAAGAAATTCAATTGAAAAGCGAAAAGTCGGAGCTTCTTACATCAAATGTTACAAAGAAGCAATACCTTGATAAGGTAAACATTGCCAAGGAATACATTTTAGCCGGAGATATTTTTCAAGTTCAACTTTCTCAACGGCTTTCACGAACCTTAAATGCTCGCCCATTTGATGTTTATCGCTCCCTGAGAACCATAAATCCTTCTCCATATCTTTATTTCTTTGAAATGGGAAAAGTACAGATTATCGGATCATCTCCCGAACTTTTGGTCAGTGTAGAACGCGACGAAAGTGGTGAAAGAATTGTCCAAACTCGGCCGATTGCAGGAACAAGAAAACGTGGAAAGACTTTGGAGGAAGATAAAGCACTTGCCGAAGAACTCTTGCACGATGAAAAGGAATTGGCGGAGCATTTAATGCTGATAGACTTAAGCAGAAATGATGTTGGAAAGATATCGAAAACCGGGAGTGTTGATACCAATGAAATTATGATCATTGAGAGATATTCACATGTGATGCATATTGTGAGCAATGTCAAAGGAATTTTAAAAGAAGAATTGCATCCTCTTGATGCATTTTGGTCATGTTTCCCTGCTGGAACTCTAACGGGAGCACCGAAAATCAGATCAATGGAAATAATTTCTGAATTGGAAGATGAATGTCGTGGTCTTTACGGTGGAGCGGTTGGATATTTTGATTTCAATGGAAACCTTAAAACAGCCATTGCCATTCGAACTATGCTGACAAAAACCGGTAAAATTTATTTTCAAGCGGCAGGCGGAATTGTTGCAGATTCAGTTCCAATCAATGAATTTGAAGAAACTTTAAGCAAGATGAAGGCCGGTATTCGATCGGTTGAAAATCTTATACCTGAAAATCAAAAGCACGAGAAATAA